In Cotesia glomerata isolate CgM1 linkage group LG1, MPM_Cglom_v2.3, whole genome shotgun sequence, one genomic interval encodes:
- the LOC123266526 gene encoding uncharacterized protein LOC123266526 produces MGRGKQEHPVPHRASLVYGRLKTDKGAGAGIYSSGPKTEISLRLGDTASVFQTEVYAIWACVEHISKLNHRNKHVYICSDSCAALRALEQTEVSSRLVRKCIDSLNELAEYNKVKLLWVPGHSGNAGNDKANELAKAGARKRDPEPVISIAVPFSLIKQHASLWTNDKFQEVWAEAKGMMHTRALFKGPSKTLGLSLIGLDKKLLRLTVGYITGHWLTGRHLRRLGISDHSMCPRCLSEEETPLHLILHCRKLATARKDILGFCDGESIDIQEIGVGQLLHFLKQTGLANLQDI; encoded by the coding sequence ATGGGACGAGGAAAACAAGAGCATCCTGTCCCCCATAGGGCTAGTCTGGTATACGGACGGCTCAAAACGGACAAAGGGGCAGGAGCTGGAATTTATAGCAGTGGACCGAAAACAGAAATCTCTCTGCGGCTAGGGGACACTGCTTCGGTTTTCCAGACAGAGGTATACGCGATCTGGGCCTGTGTAGAGCACATTTCTAAGCTCAACCACAGGAACAAGCACGTATACATCTGCAGCGATAGTTGCGCTGCGCTCAGGGCACTAGAACAAACTGAAGTGTCCTCGAGACTAGTGCGAAAATGCATAGACTCCCTAAATGAATTAGCAGAGTATAACAAAGTCAAACTACTGTGGGTACCGGGCCATAGCGGGAACGCAGGAAATGACAAAGCAAATGAGCTGGCGAAAGCGGGAGCTCGTAAAAGAGACCCTGAACCAGTAATCAGCATAGCGGTGCCTTTTAGTCTCATAAAGCAACACGCTTCCCTATGGACTAACGACAAGTTTCAGGAAGTGTGGGCAGAGGCAAAAGGCATGATGCATACGAGGGCACTTTTTAAAGGACCCTCCAAGACATTAGGCTTGTCCTTGATAGGGCTCGACAAGAAGCTGCTAAGGCTAACTGTCGGGTATATCACAGGACACTGGCTAACCGGCAGGCATCTGAGACGCCTAGGCATCTCAGATCACTCGATGTGCCCCAGATGCCTATCGGAGGAGGAAACTCCTCTACATCTAATCCTCCATTGCAGAAAACTGGCAACAGCCCGAAAGGACATACTAGGATTCTGCGATGGAGAGTCTATTGATATACAGGAGATTGGCGTGGGACAGTTGCTTCACTTCTTGAAGCAGACAGGCCTGGCCAATCTCCAAGATATATAA